One genomic window of Misgurnus anguillicaudatus chromosome 12, ASM2758022v2, whole genome shotgun sequence includes the following:
- the c12h21orf91 gene encoding protein EURL homolog isoform X3, with protein MLYQRGSHQRGSMEEEEHFVNIDLNDDNICSICKLETETGTLSFCHVCFELSIEGVSSATLLHSKSLRGHRDCFEKYHLIANQKLSRAKDSHGAYEGVKRALSQRINRIIQYAQNRDSVSTETPGRWGHKQILCHTQQAGRKLVPQSDSQVPRYAPRWAEEASMAESEYGKTMLDCHSAEELGLGLLQSSHGGLWAGERRHQQEQQNGNQMDSGRQRRHMGYSREDLVRMSVEELRQLNEQLLLQIQNVFEELSVAVQEKDSLSSELHVRHIAIEQLFKNCAKLPWLQIGRAGVKATNSPVE; from the exons ATGCTCTACCAGCGTGGCTCACATCAAAG AGGCAGCATGGAGGAAGAGGAGCACTTTGTAAACATAGACCTAAATGATGACAACATCTGCAGCATCTGTAAGCTAGAGACAGAGACAGGAACGCTTTCTTTCTGCCATGTGTGCTTTGAATTGAGCATAGAGG GTGTATCCAGTGCCACTCTTCTGCACTCCAAATCGCTACGTGGGCATAGGGACTGCTTCGAGAAGTACCATCTCATCGCCAACCAGAAGCTCTCGCGCGCCAAGGACTCCCACGGTGCGTACGAAGGCGTGAAACGGGCTCTGAGCCAGCGAATCAACCGCATTATACAATATGCCCAGAACAGAGACTCCGTATCCACAGAGACACCTGGGCGCTGGGGGCACAAACAGATTCTGTGCCACACCCAACAGGCAGGTAGAAAGCTTGTGCCCCAATCCGACTCCCAGGTGCCCCGCTACGCCCCACGATGGGCTGAGGAGGCATCAATGGCCGAGTCTGAATATGGTAAAACCATGCTCGACTGCCACTCCGCTGAGGAGCTCGGTCTCGGTCTACTGCAGAGCTCACATGGGGGATTGTGGGCTGGAGAGAGACGACACCAACAAGAACAGCAGAACGGGAATCAGATGGACAGCGGAAGACAGAGAAGACACATGGGATACAGCCGTGAAGACT tgGTGAGGATGAGTGTGGAAGAGCTTCGTCAGTTGAACGAGCAGCTGCTGCTACAGATACAAA ATGTTTTTGAGGAGCTCTCCGTAGCTGTCCAGGAAAAGGACTCTCTTTCATCGGAGCTGCATGTGCGACACATAGCCATTGAGCAGTTATTTAAAAACTGTGCCAAGCTGCCGTGGCTCCAGATCGGGAGAGCGGGGGTCAAAGCTACCAACAGCCCAGTGGAATGA
- the c12h21orf91 gene encoding protein EURL homolog isoform X2: MEEEEHFVNIDLNDDNICSICKLETETGTLSFCHVCFELSIEGVLSSGTSNLYMGIGTASRSTILSLNLSSYLFLPGVSSATLLHSKSLRGHRDCFEKYHLIANQKLSRAKDSHGAYEGVKRALSQRINRIIQYAQNRDSVSTETPGRWGHKQILCHTQQAGRKLVPQSDSQVPRYAPRWAEEASMAESEYGKTMLDCHSAEELGLGLLQSSHGGLWAGERRHQQEQQNGNQMDSGRQRRHMGYSREDLVRMSVEELRQLNEQLLLQIQNVFEELSVAVQEKDSLSSELHVRHIAIEQLFKNCAKLPWLQIGRAGVKATNSPVE, encoded by the exons ATGGAGGAAGAGGAGCACTTTGTAAACATAGACCTAAATGATGACAACATCTGCAGCATCTGTAAGCTAGAGACAGAGACAGGAACGCTTTCTTTCTGCCATGTGTGCTTTGAATTGAGCATAGAGG GTGTATTATCCAGTGGCACATCAAATCTCTACATGGGCATAGGGACTGCTTCGAGAAGTACCATCTTATCTCTAAATCTATCCTCATATCTGTTTCTACCAGGTGTATCCAGTGCCACTCTTCTGCACTCCAAATCGCTACGTGGGCATAGGGACTGCTTCGAGAAGTACCATCTCATCGCCAACCAGAAGCTCTCGCGCGCCAAGGACTCCCACGGTGCGTACGAAGGCGTGAAACGGGCTCTGAGCCAGCGAATCAACCGCATTATACAATATGCCCAGAACAGAGACTCCGTATCCACAGAGACACCTGGGCGCTGGGGGCACAAACAGATTCTGTGCCACACCCAACAGGCAGGTAGAAAGCTTGTGCCCCAATCCGACTCCCAGGTGCCCCGCTACGCCCCACGATGGGCTGAGGAGGCATCAATGGCCGAGTCTGAATATGGTAAAACCATGCTCGACTGCCACTCCGCTGAGGAGCTCGGTCTCGGTCTACTGCAGAGCTCACATGGGGGATTGTGGGCTGGAGAGAGACGACACCAACAAGAACAGCAGAACGGGAATCAGATGGACAGCGGAAGACAGAGAAGACACATGGGATACAGCCGTGAAGACT tgGTGAGGATGAGTGTGGAAGAGCTTCGTCAGTTGAACGAGCAGCTGCTGCTACAGATACAAA ATGTTTTTGAGGAGCTCTCCGTAGCTGTCCAGGAAAAGGACTCTCTTTCATCGGAGCTGCATGTGCGACACATAGCCATTGAGCAGTTATTTAAAAACTGTGCCAAGCTGCCGTGGCTCCAGATCGGGAGAGCGGGGGTCAAAGCTACCAACAGCCCAGTGGAATGA
- the c12h21orf91 gene encoding protein EURL homolog isoform X1 produces MLYQRGSHQRGSMEEEEHFVNIDLNDDNICSICKLETETGTLSFCHVCFELSIEGVLSSGTSNLYMGIGTASRSTILSLNLSSYLFLPGVSSATLLHSKSLRGHRDCFEKYHLIANQKLSRAKDSHGAYEGVKRALSQRINRIIQYAQNRDSVSTETPGRWGHKQILCHTQQAGRKLVPQSDSQVPRYAPRWAEEASMAESEYGKTMLDCHSAEELGLGLLQSSHGGLWAGERRHQQEQQNGNQMDSGRQRRHMGYSREDLVRMSVEELRQLNEQLLLQIQNVFEELSVAVQEKDSLSSELHVRHIAIEQLFKNCAKLPWLQIGRAGVKATNSPVE; encoded by the exons ATGCTCTACCAGCGTGGCTCACATCAAAG AGGCAGCATGGAGGAAGAGGAGCACTTTGTAAACATAGACCTAAATGATGACAACATCTGCAGCATCTGTAAGCTAGAGACAGAGACAGGAACGCTTTCTTTCTGCCATGTGTGCTTTGAATTGAGCATAGAGG GTGTATTATCCAGTGGCACATCAAATCTCTACATGGGCATAGGGACTGCTTCGAGAAGTACCATCTTATCTCTAAATCTATCCTCATATCTGTTTCTACCAGGTGTATCCAGTGCCACTCTTCTGCACTCCAAATCGCTACGTGGGCATAGGGACTGCTTCGAGAAGTACCATCTCATCGCCAACCAGAAGCTCTCGCGCGCCAAGGACTCCCACGGTGCGTACGAAGGCGTGAAACGGGCTCTGAGCCAGCGAATCAACCGCATTATACAATATGCCCAGAACAGAGACTCCGTATCCACAGAGACACCTGGGCGCTGGGGGCACAAACAGATTCTGTGCCACACCCAACAGGCAGGTAGAAAGCTTGTGCCCCAATCCGACTCCCAGGTGCCCCGCTACGCCCCACGATGGGCTGAGGAGGCATCAATGGCCGAGTCTGAATATGGTAAAACCATGCTCGACTGCCACTCCGCTGAGGAGCTCGGTCTCGGTCTACTGCAGAGCTCACATGGGGGATTGTGGGCTGGAGAGAGACGACACCAACAAGAACAGCAGAACGGGAATCAGATGGACAGCGGAAGACAGAGAAGACACATGGGATACAGCCGTGAAGACT tgGTGAGGATGAGTGTGGAAGAGCTTCGTCAGTTGAACGAGCAGCTGCTGCTACAGATACAAA ATGTTTTTGAGGAGCTCTCCGTAGCTGTCCAGGAAAAGGACTCTCTTTCATCGGAGCTGCATGTGCGACACATAGCCATTGAGCAGTTATTTAAAAACTGTGCCAAGCTGCCGTGGCTCCAGATCGGGAGAGCGGGGGTCAAAGCTACCAACAGCCCAGTGGAATGA